One Acinetobacter pullicarnis genomic region harbors:
- a CDS encoding flavodoxin family protein: MSVPVKSLAIVYHSPYGHTAKVAQHIATGAEQVGVRVLAMNIEQIDWEFLDQADAIIFGSPTYMGSITAAFKGFMDSTSKRWRDRLWQGKLAAGFTNSGGLSGDKLSVLQQINLFAMQHGMLWAGLPLSPTGSSEMDLNRLSSCLGLMTQSDNAPIEVTPPQGDLNTAIWFGEYVALLLNKHF, from the coding sequence ATGTCCGTACCTGTTAAATCTCTCGCCATCGTTTATCACAGTCCTTATGGTCACACTGCAAAAGTTGCGCAACACATTGCAACAGGGGCAGAGCAAGTCGGGGTGCGGGTGCTTGCGATGAATATTGAACAGATTGATTGGGAGTTCCTAGACCAAGCAGATGCAATTATTTTCGGTAGCCCGACGTATATGGGGAGTATTACTGCTGCTTTTAAAGGATTTATGGATTCAACCTCGAAGCGTTGGCGCGACCGTTTGTGGCAAGGCAAGTTAGCTGCAGGCTTTACCAATTCGGGTGGGTTGAGTGGCGATAAGTTGTCAGTGCTTCAACAAATCAATTTATTTGCGATGCAACACGGCATGCTGTGGGCTGGTTTGCCTTTGTCTCCAACGGGAAGCTCGGAAATGGATCTGAATCGCTTATCAAGTTGTTTGGGGTTGATGACGCAATCGGACAATGCGCCTATTGAAGTCACACCACCACAAGGGGATTTAAATACTGCGATTTGGTTCGGTGAATATGTGGCGTTATTACTTAACAAACATTTCTAA
- the pgeF gene encoding peptidoglycan editing factor PgeF, whose protein sequence is MQFISGLPQGVYVGQTQIQHPRALASTSSALAGFNLALHVNDQTARVQQHRMMLLDQLSAYGVNKITWMRQTHSTLCHTVNHQQSFNEREGDGLVTQLAGHALMMMTADCLPVVLGNANGTEVANLHAGWRGLANGIIENTIEQMQSQPTWAWLGAAISQPCFEVGTEVKQVFCEKYPPLESAFESGKQFGKYQADLYAIARYILGLYGVKVVLGGDQCSYRQSDRYYSYRRDPQAGRMASFAFMA, encoded by the coding sequence ATGCAATTTATATCCGGTTTGCCACAGGGAGTCTATGTTGGACAAACCCAAATACAACATCCGCGTGCCTTAGCATCAACTTCTAGCGCATTGGCTGGATTTAATTTAGCACTGCATGTCAATGATCAAACGGCTCGTGTGCAACAGCATCGTATGATGTTGCTCGATCAACTGTCGGCTTATGGGGTTAATAAAATCACATGGATGAGACAAACCCATAGCACGCTTTGCCATACGGTCAATCATCAACAGTCTTTTAATGAACGTGAAGGCGATGGCTTGGTAACACAACTTGCCGGTCATGCCTTGATGATGATGACCGCAGATTGTTTACCTGTGGTGTTGGGCAATGCCAACGGCACTGAAGTTGCCAATCTGCATGCGGGATGGCGTGGCTTAGCCAATGGTATTATTGAAAATACCATTGAGCAGATGCAGTCACAGCCGACTTGGGCTTGGCTTGGTGCTGCAATTAGTCAACCGTGTTTTGAGGTGGGTACAGAAGTTAAACAGGTATTTTGTGAAAAATATCCCCCCTTGGAATCGGCATTTGAATCGGGCAAACAGTTTGGGAAATATCAGGCAGATCTCTATGCGATTGCACGCTATATCTTAGGGTTGTATGGCGTGAAAGTTGTATTGGGTGGGGATCAATGCAGTTATCGTCAAAGTGATCGTTATTATTCCTATCGCCGTGATCCCCAAGCGGGCCGCATGGCGAGCTTTGCATTTATGGCTTAA
- the rluD gene encoding 23S rRNA pseudouridine(1911/1915/1917) synthase RluD yields the protein MTSTQSSNSIFSETDFNLLEDSEEADNHNSAATATRLSLKFQLDESYLGQRIDQVAAMVWKEYSREKLKQWMKDGHLLVNGATVKPKYRCEGNELLTLEVELEVQIGAVAEDIPLDIVYEDDDIMVINKAVGMVVHPGAGNPNGTLINAILFHYPKSAELARAGLVHRIDKDTSGLLVVAKNLEAQFSLSKQLAKKTVYRLYDLVVYGQVIAGGTIDEPIKRHPVDRIKMAVLPGGRDAITHYNVKERFLHFTRIQAQLETGRTHQIRVHFNYIGFPLLGDPVYVSRVRMPAGASELLQTTIRGFKRQALHAFKLGLIHPRSGEEMMFEAPWSDDFKNLVEVLRTENAAY from the coding sequence ATGACTTCAACACAATCTTCTAATTCTATCTTCTCAGAAACCGATTTCAATTTACTCGAAGATTCTGAGGAAGCAGATAACCATAATTCTGCAGCAACTGCAACCCGTTTATCGTTGAAATTTCAATTGGATGAATCTTACCTCGGACAACGTATCGACCAAGTCGCTGCGATGGTGTGGAAGGAATATTCTCGCGAAAAACTAAAACAATGGATGAAAGACGGTCATTTGTTGGTCAATGGAGCAACAGTTAAGCCCAAATATCGCTGTGAAGGCAATGAGTTATTGACCTTAGAGGTTGAGCTCGAAGTACAAATCGGTGCAGTTGCTGAAGATATTCCCTTAGACATTGTCTATGAAGATGATGACATTATGGTGATCAACAAAGCCGTTGGTATGGTGGTTCATCCAGGTGCTGGTAATCCCAATGGCACGCTTATTAATGCGATTTTGTTTCATTATCCAAAATCTGCCGAATTGGCACGTGCAGGCTTGGTACATCGAATCGACAAAGACACCAGTGGTCTATTGGTGGTCGCCAAGAATTTAGAAGCACAATTTTCTTTAAGTAAACAATTGGCTAAAAAAACCGTTTATCGCCTTTATGACTTGGTGGTTTATGGACAAGTCATTGCTGGTGGCACCATTGATGAACCGATTAAACGCCATCCTGTTGATCGCATTAAAATGGCAGTACTGCCAGGCGGGCGTGATGCGATTACCCATTACAATGTTAAAGAACGCTTTTTGCACTTTACGCGTATTCAAGCGCAGCTAGAGACTGGACGTACTCACCAGATTCGGGTGCATTTTAACTATATCGGCTTTCCACTTTTGGGTGATCCCGTTTATGTAAGCCGTGTGCGCATGCCTGCTGGTGCATCAGAGCTTTTACAAACCACGATTCGTGGCTTTAAACGTCAAGCCTTACATGCCTTTAAATTGGGGCTCATTCACCCACGCAGTGGTGAAGAAATGATGTTTGAAGCACCGTGGTCGGATGACTTCAAAAACTTGGTTGAGGTATTGCGTACAGAGAATGCTGCCTATTAA
- a CDS encoding outer membrane protein assembly factor BamD: MSLPRYKITMLAVTIGLATTLVGCSSNPKKKDVVDTGPKSSEQIYYDKALKSLDRGQYSEAAKSLEAIDTYYPTGQYAQQAQLDLIYSKFKQKDYEGTIALAERFIRMNPQHPNADYAYYVRGVANMELNYDSILRYTSLQQAHRDVSYLKISYQNFVDFVRRYPSSQYAVDAAQRMKYIGQELAESEMNAARFNLKRKAWLAAIERSQWVVEHYPQSPQVPEALATIAYAYNKLGDQASAQQYKEVIRLNYPNLIKSNGDVNLRAARKDGSWVNRATLGIFGREASSESDKNTVKESTSAPERSWTNRLSLGLFDKPTAESEQ; this comes from the coding sequence ATGTCGCTACCACGTTATAAAATTACAATGCTAGCTGTAACAATCGGCTTAGCAACAACATTAGTGGGCTGTAGCAGTAATCCAAAGAAAAAAGATGTGGTTGATACTGGTCCGAAATCCAGCGAACAAATTTATTATGATAAAGCGCTCAAGTCACTTGATCGTGGTCAATATAGCGAAGCTGCCAAGTCTCTAGAAGCCATTGACACCTATTATCCGACGGGACAATATGCGCAGCAAGCACAACTCGATTTGATTTATAGCAAGTTTAAGCAAAAAGATTATGAGGGAACCATCGCCCTCGCAGAACGTTTTATTCGTATGAATCCGCAGCATCCAAATGCAGATTATGCCTATTATGTTCGTGGTGTCGCCAATATGGAGCTGAATTACGACAGTATTTTACGCTACACCTCTTTGCAACAAGCGCATCGTGATGTGAGCTACTTAAAAATTTCTTATCAAAATTTTGTTGATTTTGTACGTCGTTACCCAAGTAGCCAATATGCAGTAGATGCAGCGCAACGTATGAAGTATATCGGCCAAGAATTGGCTGAAAGTGAAATGAATGCCGCACGTTTTAATCTCAAACGTAAAGCATGGCTTGCTGCAATCGAACGCTCACAGTGGGTGGTTGAACATTATCCACAAAGCCCACAAGTTCCAGAAGCATTGGCAACGATTGCTTATGCTTATAATAAACTGGGTGACCAAGCCTCAGCACAACAGTATAAAGAAGTGATTCGTTTAAATTATCCAAATTTAATCAAATCAAATGGTGATGTGAATTTACGTGCCGCACGTAAAGATGGCAGTTGGGTCAACCGTGCCACACTTGGTATTTTTGGTCGTGAAGCCAGCAGTGAATCAGATAAAAATACGGTAAAAGAAAGTACATCAGCACCAGAACGCAGCTGGACCAATCGTTTAAGCCTAGGTCTTTTTGATAAGCCAACGGCCGAAAGCGAACAGTAA
- a CDS encoding DNA primase produces MAIPQHTIDQILDRTDIVDLIGQHVKLKKTGRTYSGCCPFHQEKSPSFHVYRDKQYYHCFGCQANGNAIRFLMDIEQRNFVEVMKQLSSQTGIELPKDQQDSKRLVYKKETPKKIAPQATATPQTKAAPSSTPTNTPPSHGLSFAYDPFEQYQTAPDFDEQGFDVHGFDTGFVNEAVVQEGNLYDLLENVAQYYQQQLPHSQVAQQYFRQRGLSNETLAYWRLGYAPEDWQHLEKVFPQDIAGLKLLGLIRTSDSGRDFDLLRERVIFPIRDHKGRVVGFGGRALNDEIKPKYINSPDSEVFHKNQLLYGLYEGRKHKAKDWLMVEGYMDVIALQQNGISGAVATLGTASNADHLTTLFKQNNQLTIAFDGDAAGQKAAKRTLDIALPLLNDGRELKFFVLPKEHDPDSLIRKEGLETFHRLWQQSPLLSDFVFALLSQNYDVSSPEGKSQVMAELNQLTELLPKHGSYRYLLKQFFREKLGINKKWQPKISLDASLSFNIRTKDEDFAVAILMHHPFLYIHFEVLRAFIHPDELLARVLARFDRVFDELPDDQELATYYILGACSPYHYELVEIMQRTNIQALTQAPEMADKLASEYSLSLQEKYVRMKLKAPGSLSESRNLRQHLNELTKRISLKLVQSE; encoded by the coding sequence ATGGCAATTCCACAACATACCATTGATCAAATTCTGGATCGCACAGATATTGTTGATTTAATTGGCCAACATGTGAAATTGAAAAAAACGGGACGGACCTATTCTGGTTGCTGCCCGTTCCATCAAGAAAAATCGCCTTCGTTTCACGTTTATCGTGACAAGCAGTATTATCATTGCTTTGGTTGTCAGGCCAACGGCAACGCTATTCGTTTCTTAATGGATATTGAGCAACGCAATTTCGTTGAGGTGATGAAGCAACTATCAAGTCAAACCGGCATTGAACTGCCCAAAGACCAACAAGATTCGAAACGTCTGGTCTATAAAAAAGAAACACCCAAAAAAATAGCACCACAAGCAACGGCTACACCACAAACCAAAGCAGCACCAAGCAGCACCCCTACAAATACTCCGCCCAGTCATGGTCTTAGCTTTGCTTATGATCCTTTTGAACAGTATCAAACCGCACCAGACTTTGATGAACAAGGTTTTGATGTGCATGGCTTTGATACAGGCTTTGTCAATGAAGCCGTGGTACAAGAAGGCAATCTCTATGATTTATTAGAGAATGTCGCGCAATACTATCAACAACAGTTGCCACACAGCCAAGTTGCACAGCAATATTTTAGACAACGTGGTCTCAGCAATGAAACCTTAGCCTACTGGCGCTTAGGCTATGCACCTGAAGATTGGCAACATCTCGAAAAAGTATTCCCACAAGACATTGCTGGACTCAAATTATTGGGGCTGATTCGTACCAGTGACAGCGGCCGTGATTTTGACTTATTACGTGAACGGGTGATTTTCCCCATCCGTGATCACAAAGGCCGAGTCGTGGGCTTTGGCGGTCGTGCCCTCAATGATGAAATCAAGCCGAAATATATCAACTCGCCAGACTCCGAAGTCTTCCATAAAAACCAATTGCTTTACGGCCTCTATGAGGGCCGCAAACACAAGGCAAAAGACTGGCTGATGGTTGAAGGTTATATGGATGTGATTGCCCTACAGCAAAATGGTATTTCGGGTGCTGTTGCGACGCTCGGAACAGCCAGTAATGCCGACCACTTAACCACACTATTTAAACAAAATAATCAGCTCACGATTGCCTTTGATGGTGATGCAGCAGGGCAAAAAGCAGCTAAGCGCACCCTCGATATTGCACTGCCCCTGCTCAATGATGGTCGTGAGCTCAAATTCTTTGTTCTTCCTAAAGAACATGATCCAGACTCCCTCATTCGTAAAGAAGGCTTAGAAACCTTCCATCGGCTTTGGCAACAGTCCCCACTGCTCTCTGATTTTGTCTTTGCACTGCTGAGTCAAAACTATGATGTTAGTTCACCAGAAGGTAAAAGTCAGGTGATGGCTGAGCTGAATCAGCTGACGGAGTTATTGCCAAAACATGGCTCTTATCGTTATTTGTTAAAACAGTTTTTTAGAGAAAAACTCGGCATTAACAAGAAATGGCAACCTAAAATCAGTCTTGATGCCTCCTTGTCTTTTAATATCCGCACCAAAGACGAAGATTTTGCGGTCGCAATTCTGATGCATCACCCCTTCTTATATATTCACTTTGAAGTATTGCGTGCCTTTATTCATCCCGATGAATTGCTGGCGCGAGTCTTGGCGCGATTTGATCGTGTCTTTGATGAACTACCCGATGATCAAGAACTTGCAACCTATTACATATTAGGTGCGTGCAGTCCCTATCATTATGAATTGGTTGAAATCATGCAACGTACCAATATTCAAGCACTCACCCAAGCACCTGAAATGGCAGATAAACTTGCCTCAGAATATTCATTATCATTACAAGAAAAGTATGTGCGGATGAAACTAAAAGCACCGGGTTCTTTAAGCGAATCACGCAATTTAAGACAACATTTGAATGAATTAACCAAACGAATTAGCTTAAAACTGGTCCAAAGCGAATAA
- the hemA gene encoding glutamyl-tRNA reductase, with protein sequence MSFFALGVNHQTASVELRERIAFNPERLKDLLIAQNSHPDLHDMVVVSTCNRTEVYAMAESADMVLDWLAQTNNIDVKHLSNHVYRYENTDAVSHLMRVASGLDSLMLGEPQIMGQVKTALSLSKEAELVSQNLNQIFEYAFYAAKRVRSETAVGSHAVSMGYAVAQLSLQVFSKPETLTVMVVAAGEMNNLVAKHLAEMGVAKVLICNRGRERAEKLAQEIAHRVDVEIVPFDELAQHLHRADVISSCTGSLHQVISFTDVKTALKRRRYQQMLLVDLAVPRDIDSKVESLDGVYLYGVDDLQSVIEENLAQRRQAAVEAEVMVNQLVTQLVTRQKINDAGGVIAAYREQGEQSAQTELAHALARIQANENVEQVLQEFSHRLTQKLLHPTSILLREAAKDEDPSQIEWMQTQLAEIFQKQRKPRRPG encoded by the coding sequence ATGTCTTTCTTTGCATTGGGGGTCAACCATCAAACAGCCTCTGTTGAGCTGCGTGAACGCATAGCATTTAACCCTGAGCGGTTAAAGGATTTGCTGATCGCGCAAAACAGCCATCCAGACCTGCATGACATGGTCGTGGTCTCTACCTGTAATCGCACAGAAGTCTACGCTATGGCTGAAAGTGCGGATATGGTATTAGATTGGCTCGCTCAAACAAATAACATTGATGTAAAACATTTGTCAAACCATGTATATCGCTATGAAAATACCGATGCAGTTTCCCACTTAATGCGAGTTGCCAGTGGTTTAGATTCGCTAATGCTCGGTGAACCGCAAATCATGGGGCAGGTTAAGACAGCATTGTCTTTATCTAAAGAGGCTGAACTGGTTTCACAAAATCTCAATCAAATTTTTGAATATGCATTTTATGCAGCGAAGCGCGTGCGTTCTGAAACGGCCGTGGGAAGTCATGCGGTTTCGATGGGCTATGCCGTTGCACAATTGTCTTTGCAAGTGTTTAGTAAGCCAGAAACATTGACCGTGATGGTGGTGGCTGCAGGTGAAATGAACAACCTTGTTGCCAAGCATTTGGCCGAAATGGGTGTGGCCAAAGTTTTGATTTGCAACCGTGGGCGAGAACGTGCAGAAAAGTTAGCACAAGAAATTGCACATCGTGTTGACGTGGAAATCGTCCCCTTCGATGAATTGGCGCAGCATTTGCATCGCGCAGATGTTATTTCTAGCTGTACAGGCAGTCTGCATCAAGTGATTTCATTTACAGATGTTAAAACCGCATTAAAACGAAGACGTTATCAGCAAATGTTATTGGTTGATTTGGCTGTACCACGTGATATTGACTCCAAAGTTGAAAGTTTAGATGGGGTCTATTTGTACGGGGTCGATGATTTACAGAGTGTGATTGAAGAAAATTTAGCACAACGTCGTCAAGCCGCTGTGGAAGCAGAAGTGATGGTGAATCAATTGGTAACCCAATTGGTGACCCGTCAGAAAATTAATGATGCAGGTGGGGTTATTGCTGCCTATCGTGAGCAGGGTGAGCAATCTGCCCAGACTGAGTTAGCACATGCATTGGCACGTATTCAAGCAAATGAAAACGTTGAGCAAGTCTTACAAGAATTTAGCCATCGCTTAACTCAAAAACTATTACATCCAACCTCGATTCTATTACGTGAAGCGGCCAAAGACGAAGATCCATCTCAAATTGAATGGATGCAAACGCAGTTGGCTGAGATCTTTCAAAAGCAACGTAAGCCCCGTCGTCCAGGTTAA
- a CDS encoding tetratricopeptide repeat protein, which produces MSSRINSMAIKHYSSTFLLLGSMASTAHLRASEPTLHNESHKEAILQSMVAEFALANGDTATALHNYTVLAIRSDSTAVKQHALNIAIEQNDLQAALDIARHWVLQEPKDVPAKFYLAHIALKSHEYELAAQTLDSILNLDSNADLENILAGISPETAQDRDSLLKTLNASKAKDNPSILILIAGLQAQSNQLELALKNVNKALRKRPKVTGFILLKANLLMALGDDEETLKWFERSSKKNKNNLEVRLAEARYLIKINQAEAALDKLAQITNVWPNADEALFIAGLTAIDLKKYDQAEQYLVGLRYSSQYQNEAYFYLAVNAERKQQEETAKAYYRLVDGNLYTVSRRNLISIYDRQGKLNDVLRFLTQERVNYPQHASFLYQAQAEILKRMGHDKAALRLLDEAVKNLPDDPELVYSQVLLLDPFQNRERLDKALKQLLQLEPNSPTYLNAYAYTLALQNRRLDEARRYAERALEFAPEQASILDTLGYITFLQNDFDRASQALGQAYALSPSVNIGVRYAKSLYMQGALEKFNQVLQQLQLNHPNDPQLNQLNSLILPEKH; this is translated from the coding sequence ATCAGCAGCCGAATTAACAGTATGGCCATAAAGCACTATTCTAGCACATTCTTGCTGCTGGGTAGCATGGCTTCGACTGCACATCTTAGAGCATCTGAACCAACTTTACATAATGAATCACATAAAGAAGCCATTTTACAGAGTATGGTGGCTGAGTTTGCACTCGCAAATGGCGATACTGCAACGGCATTACACAATTATACCGTCTTGGCCATTCGCAGCGATTCTACCGCAGTTAAACAGCATGCACTTAATATTGCAATCGAGCAAAATGATTTACAGGCCGCACTAGACATTGCTAGACATTGGGTCTTACAAGAGCCCAAGGACGTTCCCGCTAAGTTTTATTTGGCTCATATTGCGCTCAAATCACATGAATATGAACTGGCAGCACAGACCTTAGACAGTATTTTAAATCTGGATAGTAATGCGGACTTAGAAAACATCTTGGCTGGGATTTCACCTGAAACAGCACAAGATCGTGACAGCTTACTCAAGACTTTAAATGCCAGTAAAGCCAAAGACAATCCCTCTATTCTAATTTTAATCGCAGGCTTACAAGCACAGAGCAACCAACTGGAACTAGCGCTTAAAAATGTGAATAAGGCCTTGAGAAAACGCCCCAAGGTAACGGGCTTTATTTTACTCAAAGCCAATTTACTCATGGCTTTGGGTGATGATGAAGAAACCTTAAAGTGGTTTGAACGAAGCAGCAAAAAAAACAAAAACAACTTAGAAGTCCGCTTAGCTGAAGCACGCTATTTGATTAAGATCAATCAAGCTGAAGCCGCGCTTGATAAACTCGCACAAATTACCAATGTCTGGCCCAATGCAGATGAAGCTTTATTCATTGCTGGGCTTACTGCCATTGATTTAAAAAAATATGATCAAGCGGAACAATATTTGGTTGGCCTGCGCTATTCGAGTCAATATCAAAACGAGGCTTATTTTTATTTGGCAGTCAATGCCGAGCGCAAACAGCAAGAAGAAACGGCCAAGGCCTACTACCGTCTGGTCGATGGAAATTTATATACCGTTTCAAGACGTAATCTAATTTCAATTTATGATCGTCAGGGGAAGCTCAATGATGTGCTGCGTTTTCTGACACAAGAACGGGTCAATTATCCACAGCACGCCAGTTTTCTCTATCAGGCACAGGCAGAAATTTTAAAAAGAATGGGGCATGACAAAGCCGCACTCCGCTTACTCGACGAAGCGGTAAAAAACTTACCCGATGATCCTGAATTGGTCTATTCCCAAGTGTTATTGCTTGACCCATTTCAAAATCGTGAACGTCTCGATAAAGCCCTGAAACAACTGTTGCAGCTTGAACCGAATAGTCCAACCTATCTAAACGCCTACGCCTATACACTTGCCTTACAGAATCGACGTTTAGATGAAGCACGTCGTTATGCTGAACGCGCACTCGAATTTGCCCCCGAACAAGCCTCTATTTTAGATACACTCGGCTATATTACATTTTTACAAAATGATTTTGATCGTGCTTCTCAGGCCTTAGGCCAAGCCTATGCACTCAGCCCAAGCGTGAATATTGGTGTACGTTATGCCAAATCGCTTTATATGCAAGGTGCACTGGAAAAATTCAATCAAGTTTTACAACAACTGCAACTCAACCATCCCAATGATCCGCAACTTAATCAACTGAATTCGTTGATATTGCCAGAAAAACATTAA
- the lolB gene encoding lipoprotein insertase outer membrane protein LolB, producing MSRFRSRLLVTASLAMFSLSGCQLISQQPTLPSSTIDPAQALQQNQFSLQGKIGVKTPDQSGSAFYTWIQNGPQFNIQLNGALGVGKTIIEGQAGQVTLDNAKTGLITAATPEELLQQATGWVAPITALVDWVQARPATAQAEIQKDDADRIAHLKEAGWSVDFSYVDQATLPNKLILTQQLENEQENRITLLIQNR from the coding sequence ATGTCTCGATTTCGTTCTCGCCTCTTGGTTACTGCATCTTTGGCCATGTTCAGCCTGAGTGGTTGTCAACTGATTTCGCAACAGCCGACCTTGCCTAGCAGCACAATTGATCCTGCCCAAGCGCTGCAGCAAAATCAATTTAGTTTACAGGGTAAAATTGGGGTCAAAACACCCGATCAATCAGGCAGTGCTTTTTATACTTGGATTCAAAATGGCCCGCAATTTAACATTCAGCTCAATGGCGCCTTAGGCGTAGGAAAAACCATTATTGAAGGGCAAGCGGGTCAGGTCACGCTAGACAATGCAAAAACTGGATTAATTACAGCTGCAACACCAGAAGAGCTGCTACAACAAGCCACTGGATGGGTTGCACCGATTACCGCTTTGGTCGATTGGGTACAAGCCAGACCAGCAACAGCGCAGGCTGAAATACAAAAAGATGACGCTGATCGCATTGCGCACCTAAAAGAAGCGGGATGGTCTGTAGATTTCAGCTATGTAGATCAGGCAACATTACCCAATAAATTGATTTTGACGCAGCAACTGGAAAATGAGCAGGAAAATCGCATTACCCTACTGATTCAAAACCGTTAA
- the ispE gene encoding 4-(cytidine 5'-diphospho)-2-C-methyl-D-erythritol kinase, which yields MIRVPSPAKLNLFLHITGRRDDGYHSLESIFQLIDLYDWLTFDLRLDDQIEIQGLQTVALTQNLIYKATQLLKPYAQAYCGLTISIEKNIPMGAGLGGGSSDAATTLLVLNQLWQCRLNLEQLAALGLQLGADVPVFVHGRNAWAEGIGERLTFIDLDQKQYIILKPACFISTQLLFSQKTLTRNTKTSTFCAYQLKPSAYGNNFEPIARKLYPEVDEAMQYLNQFGLAKLTGTGACVFIEVSPEMDCNAIVKNAPCTAYMVKSLDQSPLIQFKLART from the coding sequence ATGATTCGTGTTCCTTCCCCAGCCAAATTGAATTTATTTTTACATATCACAGGGCGCCGTGATGATGGCTACCACAGCCTAGAAAGTATTTTTCAGCTGATTGACCTGTATGATTGGCTCACCTTTGATCTACGTCTTGATGATCAAATTGAAATCCAAGGCTTACAAACGGTCGCATTAACGCAAAATCTAATCTACAAAGCTACACAACTGCTCAAACCTTATGCGCAAGCGTACTGTGGCTTAACTATTTCGATTGAGAAAAACATTCCAATGGGCGCAGGCCTGGGGGGTGGCTCCTCCGATGCAGCAACCACACTCCTTGTACTGAATCAATTGTGGCAATGTCGCTTAAACTTAGAGCAACTTGCTGCGCTCGGTCTACAACTCGGCGCGGATGTGCCTGTGTTTGTCCATGGCCGAAATGCTTGGGCAGAAGGCATTGGTGAACGTCTTACTTTCATAGACTTAGATCAAAAACAATACATTATCTTAAAACCTGCCTGTTTTATCAGCACTCAATTGCTTTTTTCACAAAAAACATTGACAAGAAACACGAAGACATCTACATTTTGCGCCTATCAGTTAAAGCCATCTGCCTACGGCAATAATTTTGAGCCAATCGCTCGAAAGTTATACCCAGAAGTAGATGAAGCAATGCAATATCTCAATCAATTTGGGCTTGCAAAGCTTACAGGTACAGGTGCTTGTGTTTTTATTGAGGTAAGTCCTGAAATGGATTGCAATGCAATTGTGAAAAACGCTCCATGTACAGCGTATATGGTTAAGAGTTTAGATCAATCACCATTAATCCAGTTCAAACTTGCAAGAACATAG
- a CDS encoding ribose-phosphate pyrophosphokinase yields the protein MPNLVVFSGTAHPQFAQKVVSHLHIPLGAASVGCFSDGEITVEISENVRGKDVFVVQPTCAPTNDNLMEILVMADALRRASAGRITAVIPYFGYARQDRRPRSTRVPITAKVVADMLTTVGIDRVVMIDLHADQIQGFFDIPVDNIYGTPVLLADLRQQQHHNLMVVSPDVGGVVRARAVAKQMGDIDLAIIDKRRQKANESQVMHLIGDVKDRDCVIVDDMVDTAGTLCKAADALKTFGARRVVAYATHPVLSGKALENLKNSVIDELVVTDTIPLSQEALELGKIRQVSVASMVAETIRRINNEESISAMFDSYL from the coding sequence ATGCCCAATCTTGTCGTTTTTAGTGGAACAGCTCATCCACAATTCGCTCAAAAAGTCGTAAGCCACTTACACATCCCTCTTGGGGCTGCATCAGTAGGTTGTTTTTCTGACGGTGAAATTACTGTCGAAATTTCTGAAAATGTACGTGGTAAAGACGTCTTTGTAGTTCAGCCAACATGTGCTCCAACCAATGATAACCTCATGGAAATCTTGGTCATGGCAGATGCTTTACGCCGCGCAAGCGCTGGTCGTATTACGGCAGTCATCCCCTATTTTGGTTACGCACGTCAAGATCGTCGTCCACGCTCAACGCGTGTACCGATTACGGCCAAAGTGGTTGCAGATATGCTTACCACCGTTGGTATTGACCGTGTCGTTATGATTGATCTGCACGCAGATCAAATCCAAGGCTTCTTCGATATTCCAGTCGATAACATTTACGGTACACCTGTTTTACTTGCTGACCTTCGTCAACAACAACATCACAATCTAATGGTGGTTTCACCTGACGTTGGTGGTGTGGTTCGTGCACGTGCAGTCGCAAAACAAATGGGCGATATCGATCTTGCGATCATTGATAAACGTCGTCAAAAAGCAAATGAATCACAAGTGATGCATTTGATTGGTGATGTGAAAGATCGCGACTGTGTCATTGTTGACGATATGGTCGACACTGCGGGTACGCTATGTAAAGCTGCGGATGCACTAAAAACTTTTGGTGCTCGCCGTGTTGTTGCTTATGCAACGCACCCTGTACTTTCTGGTAAAGCACTTGAGAACTTGAAAAACTCAGTTATCGACGAACTGGTTGTGACTGATACAATTCCACTTTCTCAAGAAGCATTAGAACTTGGTAAGATTCGCCAAGTTTCTGTAGCAAGTATGGTTGCAGAAACAATTCGTCGTATTAATAACGAAGAATCAATTAGCGCAATGTTTGATAGTTATCTATAA